The Deltaproteobacteria bacterium genome has a window encoding:
- a CDS encoding adenine phosphoribosyltransferase yields the protein MGGQFARRARAAASGVIADDIRAAVRDVPNFPKPGIVFKDITPVLANPRLFRGAVSLMARAIARYQPDEIVAIESRGFLLGAPVADALGLPLQLVRKPGKLPYKTAGYDYQLEYGSDRLEIHIDAIARGQRVAIVDDLLATGGTAAATAKLVEQQGGEVACCAFLIELAFLDGRHSLARWPVERVVEF from the coding sequence ATGGGAGGCCAGTTCGCCCGCCGCGCGCGCGCCGCGGCCAGCGGTGTCATCGCCGACGACATTCGGGCCGCCGTGCGCGACGTGCCCAACTTTCCGAAGCCGGGCATCGTGTTCAAGGACATCACGCCGGTGCTCGCGAACCCGCGGCTGTTTCGCGGCGCCGTGTCGCTGATGGCGCGCGCGATCGCCCGCTACCAGCCCGACGAGATCGTCGCCATCGAGTCGCGGGGGTTCCTGCTCGGCGCGCCGGTCGCCGACGCGCTCGGGTTGCCGCTACAACTGGTGCGCAAACCGGGCAAGTTGCCCTACAAGACGGCCGGCTACGACTACCAGCTCGAATACGGCAGCGACCGGCTCGAGATCCACATCGACGCGATCGCGCGCGGCCAGCGGGTCGCGATCGTCGACGACCTTCTGGCCACCGGCGGCACGGCCGCGGCGACGGCGAAGCTGGTGGAGCAGCAGGGCGGGGAGGTCGCGTGCTGCGCGTTCCTCATCGAGCTGGCGTTCCTGGACGGACGCCACTCCCTGGCGCGGTGGCCGGTCGAGCGCGTGGTCGAATTCTGA